The genomic DNA TCCGAAtggaggcgtgggttcgaatcccacttctgacagcGCTTTTGGGAAACGCTGTCTGTTCGGAAAGCATGATTTCAACGGTTACCCTGTGGATTACGAAATGACGAACTCCACGGGTAGTCATCTACATTGACCTCTTATGTGACACATGCACATTCAGGAATACAGTCAACACAGAATAATTGTTTTTGTGCAAAATTTAAAGAAGAAATAACTGCTCTTTGTCGCTTtaaattgttcattttattcGAAAGtgtttattctttattcttcaATAAAGTGTTTGCATAAGCAAATTACCTCTCATTGTGACATCTATCCCCAGCTAGTGTTACAACTCACCCCAGTAGTGAGGTAGGCTGTAACAATGGAGCATAATCTGTGATTGCATAGTAGACATCCATGTGAATTTTATTTGTAGTAGACAAATATGGGTACCGTGTATCAAAGTTTGAGAGATCTAGAACGAACATCCACTGAGTTATGATGCTCAAACAGAAAGTGTTACTACTAGGGATGCACCGAATGTGAAATTCTGGGCCAATACCGATACCaatgtttaaaataacaatttGGCCGATGGCCGATGCCGATaccaatgtttgtttgttcattttgtttttgttgttatttttcctcccttttGTGCCAGGGAAACAAAGAAATCttctttataaaataaataaataaatgaaccgCTGTCTTGATGTCCAGTTCATTTCTTCGTTTTACACTTCTTCGTGTCTGCTTTTCAAATGGCTGATGGAATCTGATGTGTTAAAATTCTTGCTTGTAGTAACTCCTCTTGAAATGTCACTGGAACATGTCGCGCAAACTACATACTGCTGATCTTTCTCCAAGACAGTGAATACAGTACTCCCACACGGCAGATGTTTTCTTCCACTTTTATCTGAAAACAAACCACACGTGCGCACTGCACCCGTTGCCCTCTAACATCATGCGAGAGTTGTGTCCAGCCAGTGGCTGTTATGGGTGGTATTATAGTAGGCTACCACCTATTGGACCTTCTCCGAATCTGCAGCTGGGTAGGGCTACTGTTTGCCGAGTAAGACCGCAAAAAACCCACACAACGTTTAGTCAGCGCGAAATTGATGCGACACAACAGATAAACATCGGCCACCGCCATCGGTGAATGTCATCTTATTTGCTGATAGGCCAATGGCAGTCAACAAGGCGAACATCGGCCAATACCGATGTACGGCCGATAAAATCAGTGCATCCCTGTACCATCCCCAGTCCCCCCTAACCGTTTTTCAGGGTATAAAatggtaaacacagtgcatggTTAGACTGAGAATTTTGTCTGAAATTATATGCATATATTGACCCAGTTGCATTGGAACAAGACAATGTATTAGCCTATGTTATGCAtcttaaatattttcatgatcttttcatcttttctttgatCCTTTCACACACCTTGCATAATTTTACATACCGGTATTGAGATttagactctttttttctcactccagGGAGAGCACTTTGATAAAAGTTTGTTTACAAATGTAGCATCCATTTTattgttaaataaaaacatttttgaaaaagatGTATCTGTAGACTATATCCCACCCAGTGCATGCACCAGGTAGAACCGTACACGGTTTGGGTTTAATTTAGCCCACATATCTCCCGATCAAACACCATGGGAGAGcccactgtgtttttatatgttgtGATCCTTTCAAAAAGGATACGCAACCCAAAATCAGTTACCACATAACATTCATAAAAACTCTATTCTCTTGATTTCCACCTGTAGCAAATGACTTCATTTGTCTCACAAATAATCAGAGGAATGCAGGTCAGCTGAAGACAACTTAATGCTTCGTATCCACGTAGGCTATGTCGTGGTATCACTGTAGCCTGTTGTCAGAATTCTATTCCCatcgcttgtgtgtgtgtgtgtgtgtgtgtgtgtgcacgtatgttcAAGCCTAAGAAGTAACTGAATACTCTAAAGCAACCAGTTGGTCAAcgtttttcctcaaaaaaaaagacagtatgtgtgaacacacccAATACGTTACAGGGACTACTAGATTCATCATACTGGTGAGATTTTATGCATCAAACTGTGAAATTGGGCATTTATGAAGTGCttagaggagatttcaaaatatcgaGATATATATTGTGTATCGTGATATAGTGTAAAAATAtcgtattattattatatacaaTATTTTATAGTATAACATTATTTATAGGCCATATCACCCAACCCTAGTTGTGAGTAGTGttgtgcaagttactgaaaattagtaattagttacagttactaGTCACTTATgtcaaaagtaattgaattactttaccaattactgaaagtaattagttactagggaaagtaacttttgcattacttctaaatgtttgcttcaattcTCTTATTAATGCATACCAAGCAAATCAAGCCTTGGCTGTTTGGATTGAGTGGCTCCTTGGTCAGTGGCACTAGCACTGGGATCTTTTGCAATTAGCTTTGTAGAAGCGTGTTGTTTTAGCAGGTGCTTCAGAAGATTAGAATTactattctttgatgtggaAAAAGTTCTCACACTTGCACTTAGACTACAGCTCACCAGTATATTTTTGTCCATGATTTCGAGGAGGcaaaaataatgtccatatttccaggacagcaagCTCACATTGCCCGAACTGTTGGCTATTGTGTGGGTTAATGCTAACTGATTGATTCACTTACTCATGGTGCCACCTAAGGTCAGGTGATATTAGATCATAAACAAGAAATTGGGGAAATAGGCAgcatttgtctgctatagtctgcagctgtccattaatattttcacgcAAGACAAAAGTAATGAGCCCATTTAAATCTTAGTAATTGTAACtgctttatttcatttgaaaaggtAATTAGTTACATCACTTGTCACCGCCAAAAGTAGCGGAATTACATTCCTTCCAACCAGTGTTGGAAGTAACACTTTACTTCCAACACTGGTTGGAAGGAATGTGGTCATTGCTCTAGGGATTGTGCAAAGAATGTACACATCTACAATATTCAGACTTAGATTCAGCTGAGTTGATGATTTACTGTAAGAGAGGTGTTTTTGACATCTTTTAGTATGGTGTCACTGAGTATTTTGAgttctacagagagacagaaaaataaataaacccataAGTGTAGtaatacatttcatttacattcatacattcaaaCAGTACCTATGAAATGAGATCTAACACACACCTTTATAAAGTTTATCTTTTGTTAAAAGAAGTGTTTACCAGAGCATAAACTTGTAGAATTTACTTCCATCTCAAAAGACCACACTGACTGGAGGATccataaaaatgttaaaatcatATGACATTTATGATTAATTTTACACAGAACTCTATCGTTCTGTGCGGTGATAGAGCCCTGCGTCGCCTGAGAACAAATACACCACAAGAAGTTCATTCTGCGCTGTCTGTTGTGTTCTGGTGTCAGGCATTTTAATGATCATTTCATTCTGATATGGCTGCCAAGTTTCAGATAAGGTCAAGAAAGCTATACCAGAGACTGTAACAAATAGCActgtgtgtccttttttttggcGAGCTGCAGACGCagtgtattggggggggggggggtttccatACCGCTTTTGCACATTCTGTTCTGCATGTACTGGTTGATCCAGatagttttgaaatatttcgTGATAAATTACGTTTGGTTATTGATGTAAACTCAAAGGTTTCTGTAAAAGACCCTGTGACTCGCGTTACAGGATTATAGATCATAAAAGCTGAAACCTGTATGCAGTTGCACGATGAATTTTAACAGTGTGAAAGTTTCCACCATATACCTGCTCCCTTTCGCAtgcccccccatcccccccccccccccccgggagCAAGATCTATGAATAAAGGCAAGACCCTAGatttcaccatctctctctccgtacAGGGCAACCAAAAAGCACTGCCACTGCTTTTTCATGACATCCGCTTTTTTGAAGTGGAAATATTTTCCAAAGCAAGGTTATATGGCAAAATAATGAGCAACATTAATTACACTGTATAACTGCCCTCcagtaaacaaacagtttttaagtttttaacatgttctatgttttcttttttttttttttaaagagtacaGAAGATTAATCctgtgaaaaacattttacaccTGTCATCAGGAGAGTACATCTTTGGTACAAGATCCACTGAACCTTTTTGAGTTTTGTCTGGAAGCACTGAAAAACCTGTTGTTTTATATGAAACCATGTGTTGATTTCTGTTTATACTGCAGCTTGGGCAGACCCATAGAGTCGTCTTTCAGTCAGCGCTCGTTTTAATTCACGTTCGCACATCGTCATGGTTTGCTGTCAGTTTAAATAATCGAtctacgttaaaaaaaaaaaaagagacaactGGAAATAAACAGTTAAACCATGTGTACATGTAAACGATAACACACAACCTCTGAATTTCACCTTAGACTGTTATTAATCACATAAACTGACCATACAGTCAAAACCTTAGTATATACATCTTTATAAAGACATTGTCCTCAAGCACAGTTCATTGTTATATCTCATCGGGCGATGTAAATctgttaaggaaaaaaaaaaaaaaactccactaGTGTCCAGTTTCACACATGACTCATCCCCTCATCCCCCTCCTGCCAGTTCTGTGCTTTTTTAGGGCTGGACGTGTTCATACCCTGGGAGACCCCGAAGCAGTCGCCATCGACAACCTTCCGTGATGTGCTTTCTCCCCTGAGTGGGAGTTGGGAAGAGTTGTAAGCCAGCGGTGGGATGGTGTTCACAAGGATTAGCTGCAGCGGTCTCCGCTCATCCCGAAACCGACAGCGCACGTACCGCGAGAAAGCTGCCCGATAAGTCTTATTGAAGAGCGTGTAGACGAGAGGATTCACCGCTGAGGAGAGGTaacccacccacacaaagaCGTTGAGCAGATGTACCAACAATGTGGGTTTGCAAGTGTTGGAGTCACAAACTGCCATTAACACGTTAGTCACAAAAAATGGGCACCACAtgatgacaaacagaaagaaaactatACCCAGCACTTTGGAAGCCTTCTGCTCGTTGGTGATAGACTGCATTGTACGCCGGCCAAAAGAGCCGCCAAGTCCGGTTACCGCAACGGAGCCCTCACTGTCGCGGCAAAGCGAGCGCCTGGAGAACAGACGCTCGGAGGAGAGTGAGCCGCGGGATGGGAAACCCAATGCAGATGTCCATTTGGGTCGTGGGACCAGCTGATCCAGGCATGTCGTGGCTTCGCTCTGCAAAGCACTGATCGTCAGAAAGTAGGTGACTATCATTATACTGAGGGGGATGAAAAATGCCACAAACGAGCCAATTAGGATGAAGTTGCTGTCGTTCAGTTGGCACGAATCCCCGTCGAAGACGTTGGCATAATCGCTCAGACCCAAGGCTGGGACTGGCATAGAGATaactacacacagagagacagacggacagacacagATCAACCAATAATGACGGCtagattttaaatgtgtttttgagacACCAGTCATAAATTTCAGTGGAAAGCATTTGTAAACCAGTGCACCAGGGTTTGTTGTAACAACCCACAAGGCACTGAGGCTGCACGGTATTCACTCACACTGCTTCTGTCCTACAACTCATTACATCACTCCAAACACGGATCACAGCTGTCTTCTGTACGTTCACAGCCTGGAGgtgaataattaaaataaactaattCAACATAAGGAGTTCTTATTAGTCTGCCCCCGAGGTAAACCAAGAACACATAAAAGACAGTGCTCCGTTACGTGTTCTTTAGCACAGCACAAATGAAGACTTATCCCTGTGGGAGTGTATGTAATGGTTGAAGTTGGTAGCAATGTTTTGACTAATACTTATTTAAACCTTTCAGCtactttttttgtgaaactaATAATGTATTTCAAGGTAGGATCTAAGACCACCGTGCATAAAGCATCtcttcatttcacacaaaggcATTGACTTCATGCCAACCGCAGGTGACGTCCCAGACAGTTAAGTAGCTTTCCCTGAGACTTTACACTTAGAAAGTTTACTCTGAGAGTTCCATGTCAAGGTTCACAGCATCGTATCCTGACAGCCTCGCCAGAGCTTACCTGCTGAAATGGTCCAGGCAGCAAAAATCTTCGCCTTGGCTTTGGTGCGGGAATTGGAGCAGCTATGACGAATGGGGTTGCGAATGGCTATGTAGCGGTCCAGAGAGATAGCACAGAGATGCATGATAGAGGCCGTGGAGAAGAGGACGTCTAGGTAGATCCAGATAGGACAAAGGGCGCGAGGGAGAGGCCAGGTATAACCTGcggggagaaaaaggagagttTGTGTGCCGGGCTCACCGCCAGTCCTATTTAAACCGCTGACCTTGGGATTGGGGAAAAGATCCCCTCTAACGAGTGAACTAAAGACTCGGGACGGTAGCTCAAAAATGCCAGGATGTCTTTTGGGAGGGAAGGTTTTCCGGCAGTGCTGCCGTCATCTGGTTCATCTCTGCTGTATGAGTAAAGAATCTGCTCTAAATGTAAAGGCTTCTTTCTAGAACGTTCAAGAATGATGATTGTGAGGTCTGATTTGTTTAAACAGGTGTTTATACCTTTTCTGATTGTGTTCTGAAGCTTGAATTCCTGCCTATATAGCAAGAGcaacatgcatacatgcataagTTGGAACTTTTTTGTTGGCTGTCCTAAACATTGAGCAGTTCTATGTGTAGGTGCCTGATAATCCCAAATTAaactgaaaggatttttttttacccttttcagTGGTCTTCAGCAGTCATTACAAACCAACATCCATGATTAAAAATGTTTGGTacaatgattttttatttttaaggatACAGCACAAATCATCAAAATCTCTTCTGACAGCCTACGTATCTAAGTCAGTCATGGTATTTCACCTTGGACTGGTTTTCCTGGGTTATGTATCTCCAGGAGggtgtctttttttgtaaaagtcCTTCACAAAGAGATTCCAAGAGCTTTTCCCTCACCACAGTGACAGCATAAACTCGAGGTCATTATTGGCATTAACACTGGTGTGATGTTCTGCAGTCTTACAGCCAAAGGCCTCTAGTCTTtcaaggagaagaaaaagtgttttggcaGACAAAAACATGCTCTGTGTTCTCAaatgccttttctttctgtttctttctttttgtttgtttgttttttttacagaattctGAGTTCGAGTCTAGGAGGCTGCATGCTTTAGGATATTCGGGGAAAGAGTCGAGTCAGGGACGCCGCTGTTAGCTTTGATATTTCTCATCAATTACGCCCGAGACAATCTGCTACGAGCAGGATGTACTCTCTGGGTGGTATGATATGTCTGCTCTTGCGAAACGATGTGAGCACGCTCATTTGCACGGAGGGGTAAAAACGTCCCAGAGAACGTTCATGTTTATCTGAATTGAATTACGTTAATCCTGTTACGCAATGCCATTGCCTCATAACCATGATGGTAACTGATTTCGAGGGAAAGCCATACCATGTAACTGTAAGTCTCTGTCTCCAAAATAGAATTATGGACGAAACAGAGAGATTTTCTTCATGTTTCAGAAGATGTATCCTTTACTAACATGGTTTAACATATATTTTGTTTCCTGCATGTATTAGTTTTGAAGTGTAGCCAAGTACGATAAGTTTTGTCAGTTAAATTGTGAATTTTAATACTTACAAATATTTGTGGAAGATTCAGATGACATAAATCATAGATTACCGACAAATTCAACTGGATCTATAAATGCGCTAATTTCCCAACTGTCAAAACACGCATGGTCGATGTTAGCTGAAACAGGAAAAGTCAGATTTCTGTCACAGAGTATGAACGAAGCTGATCATCCACATCCTACAGGAAGTGGCACTATTTTTCTCATCCCAGCGCAAAGCGGAGGATCATCACTGTATAATTAATCCAGGATCAAAGCGATAGAGGAAGGAGGGCGAGGGATTTCTCATTTCACATGAGGAAACCGTCGGGCTAATTTCAGACACACCAGACGGCCAAAGATACACTCATTACACATCGAAATAAATCATCAGTTAATTATATGCGTAGAGGCGCAATTATTCTTTTCCTactcctctccatttctcttagGGACGGACTGGCAGAGCTATTGAAGGAAAAGTTTTATGCTTTAAAAGTTAAACACGGCAAGCCCGTTCATAGCCCAAGAGAAGGTCTGTTTTCAGCAGACATCTGTCAGCTGCCAAGTTATTTTGtctccctttctatctctccatctgtctgtctccctgtctctctctctctctctctgtctttctctttaggAAGAGTGACTGCTGATTGACAGACATGTGTGGAGTAATTTAGAATATAGCAAGGGGAAGGGGCATCTGTATTGAGCAAAACTGCTCCATCATTAAAGTTCACTTTAAAGGCTGATTGCGATTCAGGGGGTGGGTGTCCGGCCAGCTCTGGTTAAACGGATAATACCCTGATAGGCTATCCGGGTGGCTCAGTGCCCAGGGTAAACAGATACTGCAGAACCTATGATATGCATCTCAGAGTTCAGTCTCtggactgctgctgctgctgctgctggagacTTGATAACAAGCAGCCAAACACTCATCCAGCTGGATGAGGtgttgacagatgtgtgtgtataaatgcgGTGTGACATCTTTTCCCGCCATCTCTCGTTATCCGTGCCTAGGCttgacagaaaaatgagaatCTGAGGGGGT from Chanos chanos chromosome 8, fChaCha1.1, whole genome shotgun sequence includes the following:
- the htr2ab gene encoding 5-hydroxytryptamine receptor 2A, producing the protein MDENNSNFTSSPTSGIHFQRLPCDIVQADCNKSGNTSSCDGCTGPVVKNWMALLILLAIVVTVTGNVLVILAVTLERKLQNATNYFLMSLAITDMLLGLLVMPVAMVTILYGYTWPLPRALCPIWIYLDVLFSTASIMHLCAISLDRYIAIRNPIRHSCSNSRTKAKAKIFAAWTISAVISMPVPALGLSDYANVFDGDSCQLNDSNFILIGSFVAFFIPLSIMIVTYFLTISALQSEATTCLDQLVPRPKWTSALGFPSRGSLSSERLFSRRSLCRDSEGSVAVTGLGGSFGRRTMQSITNEQKASKVLGIVFFLFVIMWCPFFVTNVLMAVCDSNTCKPTLLVHLLNVFVWVGYLSSAVNPLVYTLFNKTYRAAFSRYVRCRFRDERRPLQLILVNTIPPLAYNSSQLPLRGESTSRKVVDGDCFGVSQGMNTSSPKKAQNWQEGDEGMSHV